One stretch of Brachyhypopomus gauderio isolate BG-103 chromosome 8, BGAUD_0.2, whole genome shotgun sequence DNA includes these proteins:
- the slc32a1 gene encoding vesicular inhibitory amino acid transporter: MATLIRSKISNKLSNAASTVTNKSQAKVSGMFARMGFQAATDEEALGFAACDDLDYDHRQGLQMDILKNEEMEGAGMTVEDGSMEGDSHYQRDGTGPSSSASKDGGMCNELASQDKPKITAWEAGWNVTNAIQGMFVLGLPYAILHGGYLGLFLIIFAAVVCCYTGKILIACLYEENEDGQLVRVRDSYVDIANACCAPRFPALGGHIVNVAQIIELVMTCILYVVVSGNLMYNSFPTLPVSQRSWAIIATAALLPCAFLKNLKAVSKFSLLCTLAHFIINILVIAYCLSRARDWAWDKVKFYIDVKKFPISIGIIVFSYTSQIFLPSLEGNMQKPSEFHSMMNWTHIAACILKGLFALVAYLTWADETKEVITDNLPSGIRAVVNLFLVSKALLSYPLPFFAAVEVLEKTFFQDGGRAFFPDCYGGDGRLKSWGLSLRCGLVVFTMLMAIYVPHFALLMGLTGSLTGAGLCFLLPSLFHLKLLWRKLLWHQVFFDVAIFVIGGICSVSGFIHSMEGLIEAFKYNIHD; the protein is encoded by the exons TGAGGAAGCCTTGGGCTTCGCTGCCTGCGATGATCTGGATTATGACCACAGGCAAGGACTGCAGATGGACATACTCAAAAACGAGGAGATGGAGGGGGCCGGGATGACTGTGGAAGATGGTAGTATGGAAGGGGACAGTCACTACCAGAGAGACGGCACTGGTCCCTCATCCTCCGCGTCGAAAGACGGTGGTATGTGTAACGAACTTGCCTCTCAAGATAAGCCAAAAATTACTGCTTGGGAGGCAGGTTGGAACGTTACTAATGCTATCCAG GGAATGTTTGTACTTGGCTTACCATATGCTATTCTCCACGGTGGATATCTCGGACTTTTTCTCATCATTTTTGCTGCAGTTGTGTGCTGTTACACAGGGAAAATCCTCATCGCTTGCCTCTATGAAGAGAATGAAGACGGACAGCTGGTGCGTGTCAGGGACTCGTATGTTGACATTGCCAACGCTTGCTGTGCTCCCAGGTTTCCCGCACTAGGAGGCCACATCGTGAATGTAGCCCAGATCATTGAGCTTGTGATGACCTGTATTTTATATGTGGTTGTGAGTGGTAACCTGATGTACAACAGCTTCCCAACCCTCCCTGTGTCCCAGAGGTCCTGGGCCATCATCGCCACCGCTGCACTGCTGCCTTGCGCTTTCCTCAAAAACTTAAAAGCCGTGTCCAAGTTCAGCTTGCTCTGCACTCTTGCTCATTTCATCATCAACATCCTTGTGATAGCATACTGCCTCTCTAGGGCAAGAGACTGGGCCTGGGACAAGGTTAAGTTTTACATTGATGTGAAGAAGTTCCCTATCTCTATTGGTATCATCGTGTTCAGCTACACTTCCCAGATTTTCTTGCCATCATTGGAGGGGAACATGCAGAAACCCAGTGAGTTCCACAGCATGATGAACTGGACTCACATTGCTGCTTGCATCCTCAAAGGGCTCTTTGCTCTGGTGGCATATCTAACCTGGGCAGATGAAACCAAGGAAGTGATCACCGATAACTTGCCATCTGGAATCAGGGCCGTTGTCAACCTTTTCTTAGTGTCCAAGGCCCTGCTGTCATATCCACTGCCATTTTTTGCTGCTGTTGAAGTCCTGGAGAAGACGTTTTTTCAGGATGGAGGGCGTGCGTTTTTCCCGGATTGTTATGGGGGTGATGGCCGTCTCAAGTCATGGGGTCTCTCACTCCGATGTGGTCTTGTTGTGTTCACCATGTTAATGGCCATCTATGTTCCACACTTTGCGCTACTCATGGGCTTAACAGGCAGTCTGACAGGTGCAGGTTTATGCTTTCTCCTTCCCAGCCTCTTTCACCTCAAGCTGCTCTGGAGGAAGCTACTTTGGCACCAAGTTTTTTTTGATGTCGCTATATTTGTAATTGGAGGTATATGTAGTGTTTCTGGATTCATTCATTCCATGGAAGGCCTCATTGAAGCATTCAAATATAACATACACGATTAA